The Neodiprion lecontei isolate iyNeoLeco1 chromosome 6, iyNeoLeco1.1, whole genome shotgun sequence sequence actgcgcccaatcgatttctctcgcaaaattacgtcggaatagtgccagaaagacttgattccagcacttttcaaaatcgcgaaaattttcgccaaaaatacaaaggggttaaccttcctttttttttcaccaaaaaatttttcgtctcagatttgatttgtatgaccttttcccgactaattggaccaccaggaactcagaaaacgcagcaaaaagagcgtgggaccaacaggagagaaatgacgaaggaaaaagcacctgctgaaaaatgacgaaaaatcaggttttcgttttttggctgtaactttcgatgcgttgatcgcagcgtattgggactgcgcccaatcgatttctctcgcaaaattacgtcggaatagtgccagaaagacttgattccagcacttttcaaaatcgcgaaaattttcgccaaaaatacaaaggggttaaccttcctttttttttcaccaaaaaatttttcgtctcagaattgattagtatgactctttcccgaccaattggaccccaaggaactcagaaaacgcagcgaaaagagcgtgggatcaacagaagcgaaatgacgaaggaaaaagcacctgctgaaaaatgtcgaaaaatcaggttttcgttttttggctgtaactttcgatgcgttgatcgcagcgtattgggactgcgcccaatcgacttctctcgcaaaattacgtcggaatagtgccagaaagacttgattccagcacttttcaaaatcgcgaaaattttcgccaaaaatacaaaggggttaaccttcctttttttttcaccaaaaaattttacgtctcagatttgatttgtatgaccttttttccgactaattggaccaccaggaactcagaaaatgcagcaaaAAGaccgtgggatcaacagaagcgaaatgacgaaggaaaaagcacctgctgaaaaatgtcgaaaaatcaggttttcgttttttggctgtaactttcgatgcgttgatcgcagcgtattgggactgcgcccaatcgatttctctcgcaaaattacgtcggaatagtgccagaaagacttgattccagcacttttcaaaatcgcgaaaattttcgccaaaaatacaaaggggttaaccttcctttttttttcaccaaaaaatttttcgtctcagaattgatttgtatgaccttttcccgactaattggaccaccaggaactcagaaaacgcagcaaaaagagcgtgggaccaacaggagagaaatgacgaaggaaaaagcacctgctgaaaaatgacgataaatcaggttttcgttttttggctgtaactttcgatgcgttgatcgcagcgtattgggactgcgcccaatcgatttctctcgcaaaattacgtcggaatagtgccagaaagacttgattccagcacttttcaaaatcgcgaaaattttcgccaaaaatacaaaggggttaaccttcctttttttttcaccaaaaaatttttcgtcgcagatttgatttgtatgaccttttcccGACTAactggaccaccaggaactcagaaaacgcagcaaaaagagcgtggcatcaacagcagagagatTACGATGGAAATCCTatgttttctggctgtaacttttcatacaatgATCGCAACGTATTGGGACTAAGcataatcgatttctcacgcaaaattacgtcgaaatactGCATGAAAGAATTCCTTTATGATGCAACATATCATCTTATAGCGGTAGACAAGCATTGCTTTCATGGTTTCATAGATTTGACTAACCTTTATCAATCGAATAGATTCAATGAACTGTATGCATTAAGTGGTTCAGTTCAATTCTTTAGAGAGTATTCAATATTTCTAGAATACCACgaaaaaagaatcaatttattcaattaactAAATTAAAATTCCGACCGGGTATTCAtaagtatattgtatattacgTATCCAATTAAagatttttgcgattttgaaacaaaCATTCCAGTAATCAAAGTATTGACAACGAAATATTGTGTTTTTACGAGACAATCCACTACAAAATGAGTCTACAAATTGATTGTTTTGAAAAGGCAAAAGTATTCTCTGAGTGTACTCCAACGTTCGAAGCAATGATTGTAGCTGCTTGGGACCATTCGTAATAGTTTACTTTGCAGAAGATTAGTTATGTAACGCATTTGGTACCAGGTCAATTTCTTCACATGCAGATAATATAATCTTTACAGGTTGCAGGAGTAAAGGTAAAATGTAAATGtggtaatcattttttatagtcGTGTCGAATCAAACACAATTATTCACAATAGAAATATTAGAGTTAGGTATTCCTATAGTATATGTATCGTTATATTGATATTAGGATTCCAAATTAGTTAATCATATATCATCGCTAAATATAAAGAATTGAGCTTATAAACATCCATAACGTACATATAATACGCCCATGAGAATCGTACTTTTGAATATTCTCACACATGTCCAGAGATGAAACGAGCATACGTAAAGGTCAATTTCACACAGTAGATATTCATAATATTCAGAAATGATGTAGCTCACACCATCCGCTGAACATTCCAAATCAATTAAATTATTGCCAAGGTTTTTCTCGCTTATACATAATCTGAGTGTATTGCTTGTAATTTATTCTACTGCTATTCTAGGTCAATGTATAATTCTGCAATGCGATcaaattatatatgtatagagtAGTGTCCAATAAATGTCGCTTATAAACTCACAAAATCACAATAAAcatgttaataataattaacaataccAACGATGcctatattatacctatatataatacatgtataatcgTGTCTATTATGTGATGACTCATTCGCAAAAATAAACTGCAACAAGACTTGTTGACCCATGCAATAGGTCATAACGCTTTTAATTCATTAACTCATTTTCAGAGTTTGGAGTAGCAATAATGACCTGTCAaacgatttgataaaattatggTTTTGTCGGTTTATACAATAGTCTAATTTATTTGGTATTTTagtcttactttttttcatgATTATCCCGAAAGAAACAATGAATTCTCGaagataaatttattcatgatTTCGAATTCTACAAAATGATGTTGAGAAATAacaaaggaaaaacaaaacaataaaattctcaTAGAGAATGTACAATTATGTacagtattatttatttttgttcattgACTTATTCAGATTGAAACTTAGGTACCGGACAGACTCACAGCATAGTGTTTCAGTAATGTCCCTCAAACAGAAAAGTCAATTCAATAATCTTAGAACAAATTATCCGTGTGTGTTTGTCTGGTACAAAAATAAGATACACACTGAATATCTTAGAAATGATCAAGACGTACGGTGACATAATTAGAAGTATGGCTCGGTAGTTTAACATCCAACCAATTAGCAGTTGATTGGTTTTCTGTGTCAGTAGCTTTCAGTGCCAGCCTATGTGCGGGTGTAGCGTTGTGTGGAATCTTGAGTTCTACTGGGGTTAAAAAATCCAAGCCACGAGGTCCACACTCAACCACCGGACTCAGTAGAGATTCACCTGTGTAGAGTGAATAGACATGAAATGGTAAGTATACCTAAATTTACGGGGCCTTAAATAACTTTTCACTAGTAAAGTATGCATAAAAACATCACAATTTTTGGTATGACGCAATAGAGTAGTAAAACAGAGTTCTATACAAATTCTTTGGATATGGCACAACAGATTCATTAATACTCGGGCAATAGCAGACAATGTGGAATATGTCATTTGATATGTTTGCAGAAATAAATTATGGTGTACGTATTCAGGATTTGGTTGTTAATCAGATTTTGGTTGATGCACAAGTTGCAATTGTGGCAATATTACTTGTCATTCCCGAATTCAAATTCGAATTACATAACTCGAACGTtacattcaaaaaaaaataaaagtcgtattcttatcattttcaaaattcatttaataGAGATATTGGCCGTTTTGAATATATGAAATGAATTCCATCACCAGATATCGGTAATGATAAGCTCACCGTGATGCATGGGTGGTGATACGGGCGAACAATGGCCAGAGGTATTATGCGTTTTGAGTATACGTGGAGCTGTTACAGAGAAGTAGATTTCTTGTTGTATCTGCAGCGGTAAGGCCCCAGGGGGTACCGTGAGTGTAACACCCCCTGGTCCTTCCAAAACACCACCTTTGCTACAGAACACACCCCGTGCCACCCCCAGTCTCCTATGATCAACCATCACCGTCACATTTGTTATTTACATTTGTGTTATTTTAGTCTGAATAGCGTTGAGGGCCTGAACGGAAAGAGAGACTAAATCGGTTTATTCTTTGTGTCAAAGACGtgcttaaaaaaattctcgcaTCGTTCTCTGATATTGTCATGAAGCGCTAACTGTGAAACATGAGGTATTTGATCAAATGGTCGAATAGATTGGTTTTCTGTTTCAGTGATTCAACAAAGTAGGCTTTCAGCATATTGCATCACAAATGCAGCACTTGCTTCTAccgtattgaaattttatattcaataatGTAAAGTAATCCAAAGAAAATTAATGAGTGAAGTATGATTTTATACATTTCTATATTCTTTAAATACCATAGATCAATGTATGTCATGTCAAAAGGATGATTAATCCCAGAAGAAGCTGCAcatcaaaaatttattgtttcgATTTCTTACTTTGTGCAGTAAATTActgaataattaatatacaCTTAAATATCATTTTAAGAACTATCCCATAGAATTTCATCGAcattgaaaacttgaaaaacattttccttatttatctttaaattctttttctcgaGTTATTCCCCTTCGCCATCCAGACCCTCGGTTTTATTCTGAACTTCAGTGTCGTTAATGGTATCCTAATGAATGCAGAGTTTTAACCAGCTTTGTTAACATCCCTTTGCATAAGTATTAGCAGAATTTCGGCAAATTAATTAGTATGAAATAATAGGATCCATTCGCATTTTACCTGATAGTCTCAATCGTCCATTTTCGTATCAGTTATATAAAATGCATGAGGGATGTGGAATATTTGTTAGAAAAAGTATGTGTTTGGTGTTCGAGACGGGATACGACACGATGGCTCATACCTTACATTGTGATGATGCAACGGTTTTCTGTATAGTTCAAAAGCACTGCCTCTCTGTTCTCTGCTTCCCGCCAGATCGAGTCCGTTGGGCTCCCTGTTGTTGTGACTCAAGTTCCCATTTCCCGTATTTCCCGTAACACCTCCATGACTATTGCTGTGACTGTGTCCATTATGATTGATATTGTTGCGATTTTGTGCATGGCCAACGTTAATTTGTCCGGCACTGTTGCTGTGGGAATGCGTCATGGGGGAGCTGGAGTGAGGGTGCGTGTGACTAAGGCTGTGACTGTGGTTCAGCGGTGACGTATGACTGTGACTGTGACTGTGATTTGAGTTCATGTTGTAACCCTCGTTATTACGATTAGGTGGAGGAATGTTGTAGTAGTACTGGCCGCTGTTACGCTGAATGTTACTGCCATTTTCAGCCTAAAATTGGttgtattattgttattttcataataGCGTCTGCCAAGGATCGACCGCTGTTTACATGTATTTACCAACTATTTAAATTGTTTGGACCCGGAGTTTGCCATATCCAAATTCAATTGATCATAtcgaaaggaaaataaaaggaacTTCGATATTTGTAGCGATCACGAGAAGTGTATTATGATatcatatgaataaaaatgtagaCAAATTGATATCTCTCAGTTAAATATCGATAACTTACCCCATTGTGTATGTGTGATGTGGCGATGGAATAACTTTTGGCATGCTGATACAAACTACTGCTGTTCGTCTCATCTTGAGGTAAAGGCTGCTGTGGAGGCCTGTAATTCTTGGGTTTTGGAGGTGGTATTGGCTTGTAAGAACCAGTCGGCTTTCCTTGAGGGGGTGGAACAGCGGGTTTATAATCTCCCGTCCGGCTACATATACGGGAAAAGCAAAGATCTAGCTTACTAGGATATGGGagcaaaaaaacaatttaaaaaatgggcAATGAAAATACGTGGCAGATATAATACATGGACGTGAAATCAAACTAAGGTATCTCTTTTGGAAATATATATTCCACAAGTTCTCCTTATCGATCGAGGCTTTCGAACGACCCTGCAGAAACAgttgaaatttaaatcaatCGATCTAGACAATCTTAAAATCAAAGCAGTCACTTGTACTCATTAGAAGTATGAAAAGACAATTTCAAGGTAGTCTGGTAGAGAAATAAATCCGCGCACCTGTATTTGGCATAATCTGTACGTATTTGATTTTCTTGAGCTGGAATAGGCTGTGCTGTAGACCTTGTGAATCTGTAAGGATCGTGAGCCCGTGGTGAAACAGGAACACCACCGCTCTTCAAATCATCTGGAACATTAGGTCCTAGTCGACCGGTCGATGTATTGAGATTGGTGGCTGTATACGTTGCATTTCcgtttgtattattatacgaatCGTAAGAAGACATACTATCGTAGCTTccctgaaaattgaaaacacagTAAGATTCCTGAATCCAATTATGAAAGTCTTTTTAAACAAACAGAACCAACTTCCAAAGCACGTAATATCAAGAAACTAAGAAAATAACTGGCTCTTACTGCTGTTGGCTGTGCTCTTTCTAATGATGATGTGGCATTAGCTCTATGGGGGGTAgcattaatataatttcccATATCCAGGACGGAATCAGTCTTGTTAGCAAGTCTCTCCTGGGCAGTTCGCCCAGCAGTCCCACGGTGTGTTTGATTTGGTGGTTTTGCATTGCGATCTACTCTAGGTGGTAAATCAGGTGGTCCTTGGTGTGGCGATCTTTGTTGAGGCGGCCCCCCAGGATATTGAGGTGGACCAGACTGATCGTTGGTTTGACCAGGTATTGAAAAACCATATTTGCTATCACCTACACCCCCCTGCGACCTCCGCTTATGCTGTTCAAAGGCCTATagatatggaaaaaattgcaacATTTGAACCAGATATAAGTAATGAACGTTCGATGGTATAAAAATCATGGAACTGCATGTGCGacgtaatttgaaaatgattaccTGGTAATTGGTGGTATACGGCGGTGGTGCACTAGTGTCGTCTTGAGTAGCGATGCTTGGATCGGAGCTACTCTTCAACCTAGTTGGCGGCCCCAAAGCACCAGGAAGGGGAGGAGCAGGGCTCAGCTCCAGGTCACTCTCCGGGGAGGAAGCGTAGGAGAGGCGAGAAGTCATCGGGAACAGGAAGTCATCCGAAAGGGCCTCTTCCGGCTACGCTCACAGAACACACGTGTCGCAACGTTACAAAACAGTGGGGATAAGACAAGTACAACAAAATTGTGAATTGGATTGAATACGGCAGTGCAATTAATACGATACACATTAAAAGCTTACACGTGGTTATTAACAAAGTGTAATTATACTTTAATATGGCATTctgttttttaaatatgttACCCGAAATTTCCATTCAATGTTCTCATTTACAACATTGATCAccttatcattttttgtttcggtAACGAAATAAAACCTACGATTTACAAAATTACCGATTTTAGAATTAGGGTGAAGTATCCTCACGCATTGTatcaaagaattttcaaactatatattttcaactaataatttaattttaatcaatacTGGTTTAGAATATTCAAGAACACTCAATTCAACAATGCATGAAGAAAAGGAGTAAAATATAGAGAAAGCTTTCACACGATACGTGTGTACAATTTGTTGCCAATTTGAACGAACAGATAAAAAGAATTCTACTTACGACCCgacaattgatttattgtgTACCATAAATAACTAACAatatagatttaaaaaaatcaactaaACAAATTATGAGTAAGTTATCAGATCTATGAACAAACTGCAGTTGTagtacaaataataaaaattcacacgTCAATCAAGTACACAAATTGGATATTTGGAATCGAATACGAGTCGACAGTCACAAATTAAACGTTTTCATGCACcaattaataattatcataTCACATACTACAAACAATACAAAACATTGAATATACACAAATTACAGGACAGGATCTGTTTAAACAAGGAGGGATCTATACGTAGCCGAAAAATTGCTCGTGAATGACATTTGCGGAACTGTGTAAAGGTGGAGGAGGTAGTAAGGGTGGAGATAGGCGATTTGAACTTGGAGGACGTGGCGGCAATGGCAACACATTgatgctattattattatgctcGTAATATGCCCCAACGTCACGAAATGGTGGAGGAGTTGGCGGACGATAGGGATGGTAAGGTGGAAGATACAGGTCCGACACCATCTCTATTGGCTACAACCAACAccataaattttctaaaatcaattattattacacaaaATAATCCTTATGGCATTTTTACGAATATTTGTGGATAACAGATAATCGTCAGGGCAAAGTAACGCTGCTGTAACAGCCCAAAAGCAGCAAACAATAATTTCAAGAGCAAACAAATTTTGCATTTCAAGTTGATAATAGATGCGAAGGTATAAATTACAAGTTACTTATactattcaaaattttacttccGTTAGAATTGTGTTTAAATTTGAAAGCAATgtatattgaagaaaaagtgtaCTGTCTCGGCAGCTATCAGAAATTGTAATTAGATAGCAATATTTTTCGCCTCTACCATacgattttctgttttctcAGAGTTCTGTTTTCCCAGACAAAGAGTATAAGTATACAATTAATCAAGGTCCCAGATTACATGTTCATGCATATATTGAATCAAGgtaatttctgttttttctttttattttgcattATCATGTAGTGCAGTCTTAAATGCAACCTTGAGAAAAACAACtggtcgataaaaaaaaatgaattattcacatttcttgttgaaataattcaataccCTGCATTTCAAATGCCATATTacacaaaaattatatcaGAACAATACAATAGATTAGCCATATTAGAGCGAAAAACCTCACCTTGGTTTGGCTCATCCATAAAGGACCTTGTTGCTGTCTGTCTATCAATTCTCTGAGTTTTCTGTACCATGCTTCTGGTGTGGTCAGAGTAACAACTGCACTGAATACATGACCCCAgattttatccaatttttgACACTGTTCAAGTAGCTTTTTGCTGCTCTTGTGTGCCGACCTGAATGAAGAGAGACATTAAATAAGCCCGGTACAAAAATTGCAGGTGGTTGCTAAACAAGTTTATTGTTAGTTGAAAACTCACTTTGGTATCCCAGCACGCATTTCTTTGATAGTCTGTTTGTTTTCcgctttgagaaaaattacgatAGGATAAAATTGAGCATAATTCAAACGGTCGACAGCATTTGGTGTTATATCTAACAGCGCGTGTTTTCCTCTGTCCATTACTTCTCTTATGGCACTTAATCGAATGATTCCTGAAGATTTGGTACTCTTTCCGCTGCTTTCGTCCATCTGACTTTCCATTTCTATGATTGAAATCGATGTTTGGAAAGTAATTATACATGAAGTTATCGCTACTAtacttaaattttcaataaaaaatataccgcCACTCATAACACAGGAAACTTACGAGGAGACGTGAATTTATCAGGGAAATCTTTGAGTAGCTTTTCCCTAGCGAGATCAGCTACCGGTCCAAAGAGAACCACAGGTCTAATAAATCCTGGGTGTCGCAACACAACTCGTTCATAAGCCGGAAACTTGCTTACGCTGTCTGAGAAAACAACGTCGTCCCAATGATCCTGTGAGCAAGTAACacataataaaatttcaattcagatTTTGCAGGtgaaaaaagagtaaaaagaTTGACCACACACCCTGCCAAGTGATTTAGATCTCCTATGACTACCACGTCGTCTTCTGAAGAAGCTGCCTCTGCTTTCGCTGGCGCTGAGCTCTTTCTTAGTAGCGTTAAATTGAGCTGTAGCCAATTCCTCGGCACGTGCCTTGTTCGGTATTATTCCTTTTTGAACTTCTTGGTTGTTTCGTCCGATTCGGAAAACTTGCCACGAGCCTACGACACCGTTATGTAACGTGTCAACGACATGAAATACGTCGCCAGAGCGAAAACTCATCTCTCCTTTCTCAGGCTGTTCATAATGGAAGTGAGTCCTATAAAAAACCAGTAAATTAAATGTATACTCAGATAACTTTAACAGATTATCACAACGCGCAAATATCAACACCCATTCTTACTTAATGTGAAAAGAGTCGCCTCTTCCAGATGCCACAATTTGGTCATACTCCTGACGCCTGTGTTGCACTATGAGATCGATTTGTTCTTGAAGGCTTAGTAAAAAGAGTACCGCTTCTTCTCTGGTCACTCCCTTCATGTCCATATCATTCACCTTAAAGATTAAGAtgcaaataaattaatgaattttacagattatggttgtaaaatattccaatcattcttcataaaaatattcttacaattttttgaataatactATGCATATTTTATAGCTGTACCTTGAGTATTTTGTCACCAGGCTGTAGACCCTGCAAAGACGCCGGGCTGCCCGGTTGAACCGCAGTTACGAAAACCCCGGTCTCATTTCCACCTGTCAAACGAACCCCGACCGATCCTTCCTTTTGGAACGTTATGAACCTAGGATCCGGCCTGTGCATTGaaagttatgaaattttttgtagcTATATATTGCAACTACAATTACTAACTGCAAATACATTTTCTCAATCAAACACTCGAGGTTCATACATAACAAGCATGTGAAGAAATCAAGAATTGCATGCCGGCTTGAACTACACTTTCGGGGGTTTGTATTTGCATAAGTGATACCGAAATGCAAttcagttgaaaatattttcaaaaggaTGCGTCTGCACCTCTTCGCAGTGCGGTTTTAATTCAATAATACATTCCGGCAACTTACATGGGTTGTTTTGTTCGTTGAATGAGAGGATCCTCGTCGTAGAGTTGCCTCCTTGAACTGTAATAATCTGCAAGTCGAAAAGGTAAAGTTAAACCAAGACAAATCATATAAATAGAACTAGCACCCACGAATTACATTCAATATACTCTCCACAGCAGTCTTAAATGCCTCACCTTCTGGCCGGGGTGGCGGTGGTCTGGGAGGATCTACCGTCGGAGTAGCGGGTAGATCGAGCTGGCTGAGTGATACGTCTAAAAGAGGTCCCCTCGATCTTCCCCTGGGTGCGAGATTACTTTTGTCTTCCATAGGCTGCCTTGTGGGTGGCGGTACGTAGAGATTTTGACTACTGTAGCTAGCAGCGGAGAGATACTCGCCCGATTCGCCTTTGCTGGGCTGATGGGAGTGCGTGGGAACCGGGGTTTCTCTCGTAACGACGATCGACAGTCGGTCCTTGCATTGGTCCATCAGCTTCCGAGCCTCCTTCAGACTCATATTGTCCGCAGCCACACCGCTGATTCTGGTCAAAACATCCCCGGGTCGGACTCCGGTACCTTCGCGCGTTACTTCTCTTACGTAAAGACGACATCCTAGGATGATTCCAAAGTCTGTGGGACAAGTGAAAATGGAAGTTGAGCTCCAAGAGAGGAGGATTATGATCTCTTCACTCGAGGGCGGCATTACCTACCGTCTTTCTTGTTGTTCCTCGTCAAAGTTAATCTATGACTCTGTGGTACAGATGTGCCCGGAGATCCAGGAACGTTCGCAGAAGCTCGGCGTTTCACTACCAAGAGGACCGTTGATCCAGAGTCTCGAAGAACGCGAACAGCGGCTCCGTAGTCGGCACCCTCCAGGGAAACGCCATTGGCGGATATGATGCGGTCGTTCACTCTGAGGAGAAGTTGTAACGTAACATGATCAACCGATGATTACGGATATTATAAGAGTAGTTTCAGATCTACGACAAGCTTTGGATGAGAAGGTATCTTCTtaaaaacgatttttcccTGATAAAACTCTTTCATCGCGTTGGGGGAGAAGACGCAAGTATGTACGAAGGAACGAAGGAACGAAGGAGTGATTTATCGCTCGTAGAACTCCAGAGAACGTATCTACGGCTAACGTAAGTTAGAGTCTCGGTGCATCGTAAGTCTCGTCGTCGTCCGCGAGACCGAGGAACGCGAAGGTTAAGGTGAAGAGGCGGAATGGAGATCACGGCAAGAAGTGAAATCCCATTAAATTCAGCTGATAACTGGTCATATTCTCGGGGTGGTTTTAGAGTTTGCTCCGCGAAAGATCTCCCTGCAGGTTGAGGCCTTGGGCGAGGTTTATAGAAGAGCAATAACTTGGAATCAGTGGTTGAGAGAGGCGTATTTAACGGTGTACTTTACGGGGAGAATAccattttcgtaatttcagcTCGTTCACGGACAGTCGAGCCGTTAAACCGATAAGAAAATTCATGAAGTAGGTACCATCACGATGAATAAACTTACTGAAGCTTTCCTTCGGCGGGTCCGGCCTTTAGTACATCAGATATTGCGATCGCGGGATCTCCGTTCGTGAAATGAGGATTGTCCCGACCCCCGGAGACGGCGATACCGAATCCGTAACCGGGGACTCTGGTCACGGTAACATGATGAACTTCCCATCCTCTGTCTCCGACCTGGAACATAAAATCGAACCGTTAATATCACTCGATCCTAATTTGGCCACGGAGTGttacatgagaaaaaaaaatgtttacaaaaCTGACGCAATGTTATCTCATAAATCCGCTTATCCGGCCGGCCAATACTTTCCATCTATCGCTGATTATAGTTGTATCGGTTAGCCAGCGCACGTAATGATCGCGAATCACCGTCCAAATTGGTGTTTTTATTATATCCGCTTATATTGAATTCCGCCCATACATATTTGCACGTCTGTTAAATCGGTAAAAACAGTGTGAAATAAAATGGTTCCTTAAAACTTGTaagtttatttctttattttattacactaCGATCGATGAGTTGAATCATTTATGATGAGAAAATTTGGTATTTTTAGCTATGACGTTAAGGAGACAAATGTATCAAAACTGTTTTTTCCCCCGCAGACGTCCCGTGTAGAATTTATTACACTagcatacatatatgtgtacgtaCCTGGCGGTCTAAAGTACATCGGAAT is a genomic window containing:
- the LOC107225225 gene encoding tight junction protein ZO-2 isoform X11, whose protein sequence is MAGSAEVRILLSRHKSALLRELNVTNLLGVLVKQGVIAESDREAIARRGGEHLDIDLLIGLISAKGFDAFREFCFALEAECPHVLTDLLVDQHSITGEQQHSLSPSESDMGELPPDRREEDDLHSEIVNVEVNFLGQDSDNDIKKCAEVESRRCSSVVGFSEPHRGHSVSPAPSSSPPPPPPPNQRASYAHPNVISAASDPILEVLDEPVDEPVGDRGWEVHHVTVTRVPGYGFGIAVSGGRDNPHFTNGDPAIAISDVLKAGPAEGKLQVNDRIISANGVSLEGADYGAAVRVLRDSGSTVLLVVKRRASANVPGSPGTSVPQSHRLTLTRNNKKDDFGIILGCRLYVREVTREGTGVRPGDVLTRISGVAADNMSLKEARKLMDQCKDRLSIVVTRETPVPTHSHQPSKGESGEYLSAASYSSQNLYVPPPTRQPMEDKSNLAPRGRSRGPLLDVSLSQLDLPATPTVDPPRPPPPRPEDYYSSRRQLYDEDPLIQRTKQPMPDPRFITFQKEGSVGVRLTGGNETGVFVTAVQPGSPASLQGLQPGDKILKVNDMDMKGVTREEAVLFLLSLQEQIDLIVQHRRQEYDQIVASGRGDSFHIKTHFHYEQPEKGEMSFRSGDVFHVVDTLHNGVVGSWQVFRIGRNNQEVQKGIIPNKARAEELATAQFNATKKELSASESRGSFFRRRRGSHRRSKSLGRDHWDDVVFSDSVSKFPAYERVVLRHPGFIRPVVLFGPVADLAREKLLKDFPDKFTSPQMESQMDESSGKSTKSSGIIRLSAIREVMDRGKHALLDITPNAVDRLNYAQFYPIVIFLKAENKQTIKEMRAGIPKSAHKSSKKLLEQCQKLDKIWGHVFSAVVTLTTPEAWYRKLRELIDRQQQGPLWMSQTKPEEALSDDFLFPMTSRLSYASSPESDLELSPAPPLPGALGPPTRLKSSSDPSIATQDDTSAPPPYTTNYQAFEQHKRRSQGGVGDSKYGFSIPGQTNDQSGPPQYPGGPPQQRSPHQGPPDLPPRVDRNAKPPNQTHRGTAGRTAQERLANKTDSVLDMGNYINATPHRANATSSLERAQPTAGSYDSMSSYDSYNNTNGNATYTATNLNTSTGRLGPNVPDDLKSGGVPVSPRAHDPYRFTRSTAQPIPAQENQIRTDYAKYRVVRKPRSIRRTCGIYISKRDTLV